Proteins encoded in a region of the Leifsonia sp. PS1209 genome:
- a CDS encoding SIS domain-containing protein yields MSLTSVEIASQPAIWREAIESRSAVADELLALPGSRVLVLGCGTSAFLAESYAALRERAGLGVTDAAYASEPWPWRDYDAVVLLSRSGTTTEVIEALDIIPEGVRTIAVTGVADSPLAARVDDVLLLDFADEKSVVQTRFPTTFLLLARHALGEDVSGLPDEVDARLAAPLGIETGALSHFVYLGSGWTYGLAQEAALKIREAAQAWSESYPALDYRHGPLAVADERSIVWILGDAEPSLVADIERTGALVRTSTGDPLVELADAQRLAVAIAEQRGLDPDNPRLLTRSIVLG; encoded by the coding sequence GTGTCACTGACGTCCGTCGAAATCGCCAGCCAGCCGGCCATCTGGCGGGAGGCCATCGAGAGCAGGTCCGCCGTCGCGGACGAGCTGCTCGCCCTGCCGGGCTCGCGGGTCCTCGTGCTCGGCTGCGGCACCAGCGCCTTCCTCGCGGAGTCGTACGCCGCGCTGCGTGAGCGCGCCGGACTCGGTGTGACGGACGCCGCGTACGCGTCGGAGCCGTGGCCATGGCGCGACTACGACGCCGTCGTGCTGCTCAGCCGCTCGGGCACGACCACCGAGGTGATCGAGGCGCTGGACATCATCCCCGAGGGCGTGCGCACCATCGCCGTGACCGGCGTGGCGGACTCGCCCCTCGCGGCCAGGGTCGACGATGTGTTGCTGCTCGACTTCGCCGACGAGAAGTCGGTCGTGCAGACGCGCTTCCCCACCACCTTCCTCCTGCTCGCGCGGCACGCGCTCGGCGAGGACGTGTCCGGCCTGCCGGACGAGGTGGATGCGCGCCTCGCCGCCCCGCTCGGCATCGAGACCGGCGCCCTCTCCCACTTCGTCTACCTCGGCAGCGGCTGGACGTACGGGCTCGCCCAGGAGGCAGCGCTGAAGATCAGGGAGGCCGCGCAGGCCTGGTCGGAGTCGTACCCGGCGCTCGACTACCGGCACGGACCGCTCGCGGTGGCCGACGAGCGCTCGATCGTCTGGATCCTCGGGGATGCGGAGCCGAGCCTGGTGGCCGACATCGAGCGCACCGGGGCCCTGGTGCGCACGTCCACGGGCGACCCGCTCGTCGAGCTCGCAGACGCACAGCGCCTCGCCGTCGCGATCGCCGAGCAGCGCGGACTCGACCCGGACAACCCGCGCCTCCTGACGCGCTCCATCGTGCTGGGCTGA
- a CDS encoding ABC transporter substrate-binding protein, producing MIAPLTKRILRTTGILAAAAVVTALAGCSGSQGATTLDTKAKVTIQVWSGQSDAAEKIVESLAKEFEKLHPNVNVDLSPGASSTDQLLQKLSAGFAGDQYPDMSYAFGSWAGQLESSGRTLDISAEVKKPDVKWDEFTEAARGTAQPSGKKVIGFPAVVDNIGLLYNKTLFDKAGMAYPTKDWTWDDFRAAAKKLTDPANHVYGYGYSVSGSEETTWQFWPHLWQNGGSILNDAGTKSEFASSAGVDALTFLQSMAVDDKSVYLDQTDTKFGQLFTSDRIGMITSGPWQLSDLKTGGTKYGVVQLPGTDGDHQTVSGPDIWALFDHKDKNRAYWATQFAQWLTSAEQDERFNVALGNLPLRSSEADSDAVKKEAAAFPGYEVFVANSANVKNTRPTSTGYAALSVAIGKSISSVLQGDGEPKSALEQAAKTADQALNKK from the coding sequence ATGATTGCTCCACTCACGAAGCGGATACTCCGCACCACCGGCATCCTGGCGGCGGCAGCAGTGGTGACCGCTCTGGCCGGATGCAGTGGCTCGCAGGGAGCGACCACTCTCGACACCAAGGCCAAGGTGACCATCCAGGTGTGGTCCGGTCAGTCCGACGCCGCGGAGAAGATCGTCGAGTCGCTGGCGAAGGAGTTCGAGAAGCTCCACCCGAACGTCAACGTGGACCTCTCGCCCGGCGCGTCGTCGACCGACCAGCTGCTGCAGAAGCTGTCCGCCGGATTCGCGGGCGACCAGTATCCGGACATGTCGTACGCGTTCGGCTCGTGGGCCGGCCAGCTCGAATCGTCCGGGCGCACGCTCGACATCTCCGCCGAGGTGAAGAAGCCGGACGTGAAGTGGGACGAGTTCACCGAGGCCGCTCGCGGCACGGCGCAGCCCAGCGGCAAGAAGGTCATCGGGTTCCCCGCGGTCGTCGACAACATCGGGCTGCTCTACAACAAGACCCTGTTCGACAAGGCGGGGATGGCCTATCCGACCAAGGACTGGACCTGGGACGACTTCCGCGCCGCGGCGAAGAAGCTCACCGACCCCGCGAACCACGTCTACGGCTACGGATACTCCGTCTCCGGCAGCGAGGAGACGACCTGGCAATTCTGGCCGCACCTGTGGCAGAACGGCGGCAGCATCCTGAACGACGCGGGCACGAAATCGGAGTTCGCGTCATCCGCCGGTGTCGACGCGCTCACCTTCCTGCAGTCGATGGCCGTCGACGACAAGAGCGTCTACCTCGACCAGACGGACACCAAGTTCGGGCAGCTCTTCACGAGCGACCGCATCGGGATGATCACCTCCGGCCCGTGGCAGCTCTCCGACCTGAAGACCGGCGGCACCAAGTACGGGGTGGTGCAGCTGCCCGGCACGGACGGCGACCACCAGACGGTGTCCGGCCCGGACATCTGGGCCCTGTTCGACCACAAGGACAAGAACCGCGCATACTGGGCGACCCAGTTCGCGCAGTGGCTCACCTCCGCCGAGCAGGACGAGCGCTTCAACGTGGCCCTCGGCAACCTGCCGCTCCGCTCCTCCGAGGCCGACTCGGATGCCGTGAAGAAGGAAGCGGCCGCCTTCCCCGGCTACGAGGTCTTCGTCGCCAACTCGGCGAACGTGAAGAACACGCGCCCCACCTCCACGGGCTACGCGGCGCTCTCCGTGGCCATCGGCAAGTCGATCTCCAGCGTGCTGCAGGGCGACGGCGAACCCAAGAGCGCCCTCGAACAGGCTGCGAAGACCGCCGACCAGGCGCTGAACAAGAAGTAG
- a CDS encoding sugar ABC transporter permease, whose translation MTDSTARTLGRPGASSDATRPRRAKRPGFAASLTGWGFVAPATIIILGLSIFPALWAFVLSFQSWDGFSEATWVGGENYANLVTDADFGNSVLNTLGFTLLFVPASVLLGLFLAVALNRRIRWMGFYRTAIFVPFVASAASTGILSTYLFSPQFGLVNNILRVLHLPQQGWLDDPHQAMLVIAIMSLWGSAAFTTVIYLAALQDVPADLIEAARIDGANPWQTFWRIVWPQLAPVTVFVCIWQTIQAIQLFDLVYTTTRGGPLDATRTIVYFLYDKAFHALQFGYGSAAAYVLFAATLLITIGVVIFQRRRGSEAF comes from the coding sequence ATGACAGACAGCACCGCACGAACGCTCGGCCGGCCGGGCGCGTCCTCCGACGCGACCCGGCCGCGCCGGGCCAAGCGCCCTGGATTCGCCGCCTCGCTCACCGGCTGGGGGTTCGTCGCCCCCGCGACGATCATCATCCTCGGCCTCTCCATCTTCCCCGCACTGTGGGCGTTCGTCCTGTCCTTCCAGAGCTGGGACGGCTTCAGCGAGGCCACCTGGGTCGGCGGCGAGAACTACGCGAACCTGGTGACGGACGCCGACTTCGGCAACTCCGTCCTCAACACGCTCGGATTCACGCTGCTGTTCGTGCCGGCCTCGGTGCTGCTCGGCCTGTTCCTCGCCGTCGCGCTCAACCGCCGAATCCGGTGGATGGGGTTCTACCGCACCGCGATCTTCGTCCCGTTCGTCGCATCGGCGGCGTCCACCGGCATCCTCTCCACCTACCTGTTCAGCCCGCAGTTCGGACTGGTCAACAACATCCTGAGGGTGCTGCACCTGCCGCAGCAGGGCTGGCTCGACGACCCGCACCAGGCCATGCTCGTGATCGCGATCATGTCGCTCTGGGGCTCGGCGGCGTTCACCACCGTGATCTACCTGGCCGCGCTGCAGGATGTGCCTGCCGACCTCATCGAGGCGGCGCGCATCGACGGCGCGAACCCGTGGCAGACGTTCTGGCGCATCGTCTGGCCGCAGCTGGCTCCGGTGACGGTGTTCGTCTGCATCTGGCAGACCATCCAGGCCATCCAGCTGTTCGACCTGGTGTACACGACCACGCGCGGCGGGCCGCTGGATGCGACGAGGACGATCGTCTACTTCCTCTACGACAAGGCGTTCCACGCCCTGCAGTTCGGCTACGGCTCGGCCGCCGCGTACGTGCTGTTCGCGGCCACCCTGCTCATCACGATCGGCGTCGTGATCTTCCAGCGGCGCCGCGGTTCGGAGGCGTTCTGA
- a CDS encoding carbohydrate ABC transporter permease has protein sequence MATILDEVSQASDQVARETTRGAGKRTKMSGWHFVLFPIAILFLVPFLQMALASFSPAKELVAFPPPFVPSHFTIDGYVKLFGQTDILLWLGNTVIVSATAIVSNIVLCSLAGYGFARLKFAGRNFGFLMILATIMIPTQLLMIPTYILFAKLGLLNGLGAAIVPWLATAFGIFLMRQFFLSLPAELEEAGAIDGCNRWQIFFRIVLPLARPALATLAIFTLLGAWNDLVWPLIAINNQSSFTLQLGIANFQGAHQTDWSLIMAGNVIATLPLILFFLFAQRQFIATMTFSGLKG, from the coding sequence ATGGCGACGATTCTCGACGAGGTCTCCCAGGCCTCCGATCAGGTGGCGAGGGAAACCACGCGCGGCGCAGGCAAGCGCACCAAGATGAGCGGGTGGCACTTCGTGCTGTTCCCGATCGCGATCCTGTTCCTGGTGCCGTTCCTGCAGATGGCGCTCGCGTCGTTCTCCCCGGCCAAGGAGCTGGTGGCGTTCCCTCCGCCGTTCGTGCCGTCGCACTTCACCATCGACGGCTACGTGAAGCTGTTCGGCCAGACGGACATCCTGCTCTGGCTCGGCAACACGGTGATCGTGTCCGCGACCGCGATCGTCTCCAACATCGTGCTCTGCTCGCTGGCGGGATACGGGTTCGCCCGGCTGAAGTTCGCCGGGCGCAACTTCGGCTTCCTGATGATCCTCGCGACCATCATGATCCCGACGCAGCTGCTGATGATCCCCACGTACATCCTCTTCGCCAAGCTCGGACTCCTGAACGGGCTGGGCGCGGCGATCGTGCCGTGGCTGGCGACCGCGTTCGGGATCTTCCTGATGCGGCAGTTCTTCCTCAGCCTGCCCGCCGAGCTGGAGGAGGCGGGAGCCATCGACGGCTGCAACCGCTGGCAGATCTTCTTCAGGATCGTGCTGCCGCTCGCCCGTCCAGCGCTCGCCACGCTCGCGATCTTCACCCTGCTGGGCGCCTGGAACGACCTGGTCTGGCCGCTCATCGCGATCAACAACCAGTCGTCGTTCACCCTGCAGCTGGGCATCGCGAACTTCCAGGGAGCGCACCAGACGGACTGGAGCCTGATCATGGCGGGCAACGTGATCGCCACGCTGCCGCTGATCCTGTTCTTCCTGTTCGCGCAGCGCCAGTTCATCGCGACCATGACGTTCTCCGGGCTGAAAGGGTGA
- a CDS encoding carbohydrate kinase family protein, with translation MSAGHPPVDVLVVGDANPDLLLTGDTVPRFGQAEQLLDSADLLLGGSAAIVACGLARLGMRTALAAVVGDDQFGAFVRDRLREAGVDDTAVATDPAVPTGLSVVLSEPGDRAILTLPGTIPSLTPEAVLAAVATLRPRHVHIASYFLQPGLAAQLPALLDDLAAQGITASIDTNWDPAEDWNGLADVLSRVAVFLPNREEALAIGSAVLGHPVTALGVAASGLSALGCRVVVKAGADGGIAFDDGEESATAPGLVVEVSDTTGAGDSFDAGYLAAMLGGVATEEERLRWAAAAGSLSVRGRGGTGAQATAAELRAALS, from the coding sequence GTGAGCGCCGGGCATCCACCGGTCGATGTGCTCGTGGTGGGGGACGCCAACCCCGACCTGCTGCTCACCGGCGACACCGTTCCCCGCTTCGGCCAGGCGGAGCAGCTGCTCGACTCCGCCGACCTGCTGCTCGGCGGCAGTGCGGCGATCGTGGCCTGCGGGCTGGCGAGACTCGGGATGCGCACGGCGCTCGCCGCGGTGGTCGGCGACGACCAGTTCGGCGCGTTCGTGCGCGACCGGCTGCGCGAGGCCGGCGTGGACGACACGGCCGTCGCGACGGATCCCGCCGTGCCGACCGGGCTGTCCGTCGTGCTCTCCGAGCCGGGCGACCGGGCGATCCTGACGCTGCCAGGCACCATCCCGTCGCTCACTCCGGAGGCGGTCCTTGCCGCGGTCGCCACGCTGCGCCCGCGCCACGTGCACATCGCGTCGTACTTCCTGCAGCCGGGCCTCGCCGCCCAGCTGCCTGCCCTGCTCGACGACCTCGCGGCGCAGGGCATCACGGCCAGCATCGACACGAACTGGGACCCGGCGGAGGACTGGAACGGCCTCGCGGACGTGCTCAGCCGCGTCGCAGTGTTCCTGCCCAACCGTGAGGAGGCGCTCGCGATCGGCTCGGCCGTGCTCGGGCATCCGGTCACCGCCCTGGGCGTCGCGGCCTCCGGGCTGTCCGCGCTCGGCTGCCGGGTGGTGGTGAAGGCCGGAGCGGACGGCGGGATCGCGTTCGACGACGGCGAGGAGTCCGCGACCGCCCCCGGACTCGTGGTGGAGGTCTCCGACACGACGGGGGCGGGCGACAGCTTCGACGCCGGCTACCTCGCGGCCATGCTCGGCGGCGTGGCGACCGAGGAGGAGCGACTGCGCTGGGCCGCTGCTGCCGGATCGCTGTCCGTGCGCGGGCGCGGAGGGACGGGCGCGCAGGCGACCGCCGCGGAGCTACGGGCGGCGCTCAGCTGA
- a CDS encoding HEAT repeat domain-containing protein, which yields MRAEDWVGELQELGKPEWPRYLEEHSGLPGPRANLPLADAVAKVADREAVEVLLASGGEYPVMCAAAALGARADDPADEKAARELAADERWRVREGVAIGLQHLGDRALSELIAIVRQWVEDGDPLVQRAAVAALCEPRLLRAPEAAAAAVDACRTATAGLAALPDDRRKQPDARTLRQALGYCWSVAVAADPGAGIPAFIALDTAQPDIAWIAAENRKKKRLASLLSSASTGH from the coding sequence ATGCGCGCTGAGGATTGGGTGGGGGAGCTGCAGGAACTCGGGAAGCCGGAATGGCCCCGGTATCTCGAGGAGCATTCGGGTCTTCCCGGTCCCCGCGCCAACCTCCCGCTGGCGGACGCGGTCGCGAAGGTCGCCGACCGGGAGGCGGTGGAGGTGCTCCTCGCGTCGGGCGGCGAGTATCCCGTGATGTGCGCGGCCGCCGCGCTGGGCGCGCGCGCCGACGACCCGGCCGACGAGAAGGCGGCGCGCGAGCTGGCGGCGGACGAGCGGTGGCGGGTGCGCGAAGGCGTCGCGATCGGGCTGCAGCACCTGGGCGACCGGGCCCTGTCGGAGCTGATCGCGATCGTGCGGCAGTGGGTGGAGGACGGTGACCCGCTGGTGCAGCGCGCAGCGGTCGCAGCGCTGTGTGAGCCGAGGCTGTTGCGCGCACCGGAGGCGGCGGCCGCCGCCGTCGACGCCTGCCGCACCGCGACGGCCGGCCTCGCCGCCCTGCCGGACGACCGTCGCAAGCAACCGGATGCGCGGACCCTGCGGCAGGCGCTCGGCTACTGCTGGAGCGTCGCGGTCGCCGCCGACCCCGGAGCGGGCATCCCCGCTTTCATCGCCCTGGACACCGCACAGCCGGACATCGCGTGGATCGCGGCGGAGAACCGGAAGAAGAAGCGGCTCGCGTCCCTACTGTCGTCCGCTTCGACCGGTCACTGA
- a CDS encoding glycoside hydrolase family 6 protein has product MRTAIGILLGAVVAAAALATTLATPSAPRAATASTASASPSPTAAPTPPPSPSAAAAAFGKRLYLDPYSDARRVADRLTASGDTATAAMIEQIASQPTAVWLGEWYSPAMLDTVIQRHLKAAAAQGATPVFVTYAVPDRDCGGYSAGGLTPATYLDWNRRVAAALSGSRAVVLIEPDSLSMLPSAKCAGVADVRLPLIRSAVGILAAAGLSTYLDGGNARWLTPDVQAGYLTSAGIAQATGFFTNVSNFDTTQSERTYAGKLSSRVGWKHFVIDVSRNGNGWTGGWCNPPGAALGQNPQITQSPTSKLDALLWVKHPGTSDGQCNGGPAAGAWFESGAEALVRGRGQ; this is encoded by the coding sequence ATGCGCACAGCGATCGGGATCCTCCTCGGAGCCGTCGTCGCTGCGGCCGCGCTGGCGACGACACTCGCGACACCGTCGGCGCCCCGCGCGGCCACGGCGTCGACGGCATCGGCCTCTCCGTCGCCGACCGCTGCACCGACGCCGCCTCCCTCCCCGTCCGCCGCAGCCGCTGCGTTCGGGAAGCGGCTCTACCTCGACCCGTACAGCGACGCCCGCCGGGTGGCCGATCGGTTGACCGCATCCGGCGATACCGCCACCGCCGCCATGATCGAGCAGATCGCGAGCCAGCCGACGGCCGTCTGGCTGGGTGAGTGGTACAGCCCGGCCATGCTGGACACAGTGATCCAGCGGCATCTGAAGGCCGCAGCCGCGCAGGGGGCGACCCCAGTGTTCGTCACATACGCCGTGCCCGATCGCGACTGCGGAGGCTACTCCGCGGGTGGCCTCACGCCGGCGACCTATCTCGACTGGAATCGCCGGGTCGCTGCGGCACTCAGCGGAAGCAGGGCGGTCGTCCTGATCGAGCCGGACTCACTCTCCATGCTGCCGAGCGCGAAATGCGCCGGGGTCGCCGACGTGAGGCTGCCCCTCATCCGTTCGGCCGTCGGGATTCTGGCCGCTGCCGGGCTGAGCACCTACTTGGACGGCGGGAACGCCCGCTGGCTGACCCCGGATGTGCAGGCGGGATACCTCACCTCGGCCGGCATCGCGCAGGCGACCGGCTTCTTCACGAACGTCTCCAATTTCGACACGACGCAGTCCGAGCGCACGTATGCGGGCAAGCTGTCGTCGAGGGTCGGCTGGAAGCACTTCGTCATCGACGTCTCCCGGAACGGCAATGGCTGGACGGGCGGCTGGTGCAACCCTCCTGGCGCAGCCCTCGGCCAGAACCCGCAGATCACGCAATCCCCGACGTCCAAACTCGACGCCCTGCTCTGGGTGAAACATCCGGGCACGAGCGACGGCCAGTGCAACGGCGGCCCGGCGGCGGGCGCCTGGTTCGAGAGCGGCGCGGAGGCGTTGGTGCGCGGCCGCGGTCAGTGA
- a CDS encoding sigma-70 family RNA polymerase sigma factor: protein MADQKFLARRFETERRRLKAIAIRLLGSDADADDAVQETWLRLARADVAGIDNLEAWLTTVVSRVSLDMLRAPRRLRERSWQVEPWRDEPVAVELDPAELAEESDRISTALLVLLETLSPAERIALVLHDVFGQSFHEIATVLDKTPAAARQLASRARRRVRGAEEPAHPERGHTRQVVDAWLTAASTGDLTALLSLLDTGAVLRADYGTSTQLVEGAQSIAEQAVLSGRLAAHSTPIVIGGRPGVAAVLNGVVASIMAFDIVGDHIVGLDVLADPARLAELDVLGALGG from the coding sequence ATGGCCGACCAGAAATTCCTGGCGAGGCGATTCGAGACGGAGCGGCGGCGGCTGAAGGCCATCGCGATCCGCCTGCTCGGCTCCGACGCAGACGCCGACGATGCCGTGCAGGAGACCTGGCTCAGACTCGCACGCGCGGACGTCGCAGGCATCGACAATCTGGAGGCTTGGCTGACCACGGTGGTCTCCCGGGTGAGCCTCGACATGCTGCGCGCCCCGCGCCGCCTGCGCGAACGCTCCTGGCAGGTCGAACCGTGGCGGGACGAGCCCGTCGCCGTCGAGCTCGACCCCGCGGAGCTGGCGGAGGAGAGCGACCGCATCAGCACCGCACTGCTGGTTCTGCTGGAAACGCTGTCGCCCGCCGAGCGCATCGCCCTGGTGCTGCACGACGTCTTCGGCCAGTCGTTCCACGAGATCGCGACGGTGCTCGACAAGACGCCCGCCGCCGCGAGACAGCTCGCCTCCCGGGCACGGCGCCGGGTGCGCGGTGCGGAGGAGCCTGCGCATCCGGAACGCGGGCATACGCGGCAGGTGGTGGATGCGTGGCTCACGGCCGCCAGCACCGGCGACCTCACCGCGCTGCTCTCCCTGCTCGACACGGGAGCGGTGCTCCGCGCCGACTACGGAACCAGCACGCAGCTCGTCGAGGGCGCGCAGTCCATCGCGGAGCAGGCCGTGCTCTCCGGCCGCCTCGCCGCGCACTCCACGCCGATCGTGATCGGCGGCCGACCGGGCGTCGCCGCCGTGCTGAACGGCGTGGTCGCCTCGATCATGGCGTTCGACATCGTCGGGGACCACATCGTCGGCCTCGACGTGCTGGCCGACCCGGCCCGCCTGGCGGAACTGGATGTGCTGGGCGCGCTCGGCGGCTGA
- a CDS encoding NAD(P)H-binding protein produces the protein MNAPLLVTGGTGTIGSRVVPLLKAAGHEVRVLSRHPRTGEPGVQHVEADTVGGAGLAAAFDGVEVVLHLAGGAKGDDVAARNVATAARDAGVRHLLLISVVGADRMPIGYFRAKAEAERIIAGSGVPWTVLRAAQLHDFVLPVVRGMAKLPLLPSPGGLRFEPVDVDAVAVRLAELALAEPAGRVADIAGPEVLDIRQLAEAYAAANGRKTRARLPIRIPGAVGRAYRAGENLAGDGALCGGRTWREYLEELAATAAPVPS, from the coding sequence ATGAATGCTCCCCTGCTCGTGACGGGCGGCACCGGCACCATCGGCAGCCGCGTCGTCCCCCTGCTCAAGGCCGCCGGTCACGAGGTGCGGGTGCTCTCCCGCCACCCGCGCACCGGCGAGCCAGGAGTCCAGCATGTCGAAGCGGACACCGTCGGCGGCGCCGGACTCGCCGCGGCGTTCGACGGCGTCGAGGTGGTGCTGCACCTCGCCGGAGGGGCGAAGGGCGACGACGTCGCAGCGCGCAACGTGGCGACCGCGGCCCGGGATGCGGGAGTGCGGCACTTGCTCCTCATCTCGGTGGTCGGTGCCGACCGGATGCCGATCGGATACTTCCGCGCCAAGGCGGAGGCCGAGCGGATCATCGCCGGCTCCGGCGTGCCGTGGACGGTGCTGCGGGCGGCGCAACTGCACGACTTCGTGCTGCCTGTGGTGCGGGGGATGGCGAAGCTGCCGCTGCTCCCTTCCCCCGGCGGCCTGCGGTTCGAGCCCGTCGACGTCGACGCGGTCGCCGTCCGCCTCGCCGAACTCGCGCTCGCAGAGCCTGCCGGACGCGTCGCCGACATCGCGGGACCGGAGGTGCTCGACATCCGCCAGCTCGCGGAGGCGTACGCCGCGGCGAACGGCCGGAAGACCCGGGCGCGCCTGCCCATCCGCATCCCCGGGGCGGTCGGTCGCGCATACCGGGCAGGCGAGAACCTGGCGGGCGACGGCGCGCTGTGCGGAGGGCGCACCTGGCGTGAGTACCTGGAAGAGCTCGCCGCGACGGCCGCGCCGGTGCCATCATGA
- a CDS encoding DUF1697 domain-containing protein, whose translation MPGYVALLRGINVGGTNPVAMDALAASFREAGYEDVRTHIQSGNVLFSTDVSAASGGPALEAALESMLQERFGTEIPVILRSRDELAAIVADAPPGHGSADLRSDVYFLKHPLTADEVMAELPELRAGVDTMTPGSGVLYFSRVKAQATKTRVQRLLAMPVFKRMTVRTWGTTTRLLTLLDAPSS comes from the coding sequence ATGCCCGGATACGTCGCACTGCTCCGCGGGATCAACGTCGGCGGCACGAACCCGGTCGCGATGGATGCGCTCGCCGCGAGCTTCCGCGAGGCCGGATACGAGGACGTGCGCACGCACATCCAGAGCGGCAACGTGCTGTTCTCGACCGACGTGAGCGCCGCGTCTGGTGGGCCTGCCCTCGAGGCGGCGCTGGAGTCGATGCTGCAGGAGCGGTTCGGCACGGAGATCCCTGTGATCCTCCGGTCGAGGGACGAGCTGGCGGCGATCGTCGCCGATGCCCCTCCCGGGCACGGCTCCGCCGACCTGCGCAGCGACGTCTACTTCCTCAAGCATCCACTGACCGCCGACGAGGTGATGGCGGAGCTACCCGAACTGCGGGCGGGCGTCGACACCATGACGCCCGGCTCCGGCGTCCTCTACTTCTCGCGCGTCAAGGCGCAGGCGACCAAGACCCGCGTCCAGCGGCTCCTGGCCATGCCGGTGTTCAAGCGGATGACCGTGCGCACCTGGGGCACGACCACCCGGCTGCTCACCCTACTGGACGCCCCGTCTTCCTGA
- a CDS encoding NADP-dependent oxidoreductase gives MSKKHTEALVVEYDRNGDASELQLRRRPLSPPGTGEVMVEVIASGISHIDGFIRSGTETEWDEPFPRRSGSDFAGIVVEAGPDTAGFPVGSEVIGHVRTGAHATHLVVPVAALVPKPKGVGWEAAGGLYLSGATALDTLDELRVGPGDVIVISAAAGAVGSVEAQLAKHAGARVIGTCGDRNFDYLRQLGITPVRYGPDIQDRIHEAARGAQVTCFVDNFGQDGRDLANLLGVPAARYRSSDDRRDTELRLLGDDPEAVEHGTRQLQRLAQYAADRAFTLLISGFYPLEAIADAYADLQHLHARGKVVLGTHPVTRYTSLKARDVQESRA, from the coding sequence ATGTCGAAGAAGCACACGGAAGCGCTGGTCGTGGAGTACGACCGCAACGGCGACGCGAGCGAGCTGCAGCTGCGGAGGCGCCCGCTCTCGCCGCCCGGAACCGGGGAGGTGATGGTCGAAGTCATCGCATCCGGCATCAGCCACATCGACGGCTTCATCCGGAGCGGCACGGAGACCGAGTGGGACGAGCCGTTCCCGCGGAGATCGGGGAGCGACTTCGCCGGGATCGTGGTGGAGGCCGGACCGGACACCGCCGGGTTCCCCGTCGGGTCCGAAGTGATCGGGCACGTGCGGACGGGAGCGCACGCCACCCACCTGGTCGTGCCGGTCGCAGCCCTGGTCCCCAAGCCGAAGGGCGTCGGCTGGGAGGCGGCCGGCGGGCTGTACCTGTCCGGCGCGACGGCGCTGGACACCCTGGACGAACTCCGCGTCGGGCCCGGGGACGTGATCGTCATCTCGGCGGCGGCCGGAGCGGTCGGGAGCGTGGAGGCCCAGCTGGCCAAACATGCGGGCGCGCGCGTCATCGGGACCTGCGGTGACCGGAACTTCGACTACCTCCGTCAGCTCGGCATCACACCGGTGCGGTACGGACCAGACATCCAGGACCGCATCCACGAGGCGGCGCGCGGAGCGCAGGTCACCTGCTTCGTCGACAACTTCGGTCAGGACGGCCGCGACCTTGCGAACCTCCTCGGCGTCCCTGCCGCGCGCTACCGGTCGAGCGACGACCGGCGCGACACCGAGCTGCGGCTGCTCGGCGACGACCCGGAGGCGGTCGAGCACGGCACCCGCCAGCTGCAGCGGCTCGCGCAGTACGCGGCCGACCGCGCCTTCACCCTCCTCATCTCCGGGTTCTATCCGCTGGAGGCCATCGCGGACGCATACGCAGACCTGCAGCACCTGCACGCGAGAGGAAAGGTGGTGCTCGGCACGCATCCGGTGACGCGGTACACCTCCCTCAAAGCGCGCGACGTGCAGGAGTCCCGCGCGTGA